A part of Procambarus clarkii isolate CNS0578487 chromosome 21, FALCON_Pclarkii_2.0, whole genome shotgun sequence genomic DNA contains:
- the LOC123760735 gene encoding mucin-2 isoform X1, whose protein sequence is MRGEQAEEDEGGGGVRPRWFSRSCWRSLAHQPARSGGRLSAASLTTCILILTCTLAAAANARSSVETSYPVSADLEGDTWTRAASPQQPPKARRAIESLTVNTANASTATLSSATHHSHESKTIMNLLNSPTPSLASPADSMSLANETDPTSTSTEEITSSPSTSEITSSPTTSEITSSPSTSEITSSPTTSEITSSPTTSEITSSPSTSEITSSPSTSEITSSPSTSEITSSPSTSEITSSPSTSEITSSPSTSEITSSPSTSEITSSPSTSEITSSPSTSEITSSPSTSEITSSPSTSEITSSPSTSEITSSPSTSENTSSPSTSEITSSPSTSEITSSPSTSEITSSPSTSEITSSPSTSEITSSPSTSEITTSPSTSEITSSPSTSEITSSPSTSEITSSPSTSEITSSPSTSEITSSPSTSEITSSPSTSEITSSPSTSEITSSPSTSEITSSPSTSEITSSPSTSEITSSPSTSEITSSPSTSEITSSPSTSEITSSPSTSEITSSPSTSEITSSPSTSEITSSPSTSEITSSPSTSEITSSPSTSEITSSPSTSEITSSPSTSEITSSPSTSEITSPPSTSEITSSPSTSEITSSPSTSEITSSPSTSEITSSPSTSEITSSPSTPEITSSPSTSEITSSPSTSEITSSPSTSEITSSPSTSEITSSPSTSEITSSPSTSEITSSPSTSEITLSPSTSEITSYTTTSEITSSPSTSEITSSPSTSEITSSPSTSEITSSPSTSEITSSPSTSEITSSPSTSEITSSPSTSEITSSPSTSEITSSPSTSEITSSPGTSEITSPPSTSEITSPPSTSEIPSSLSTSEITSSPSTSEITSSPSTSEITSSPSTSEITSSPSTSEITSYTTTSEITSSPSTSEITSSPSTSEITSSPSTSEITSSPSTSEITSSPSTSEITSSPSTSEITSSPSTSDITSSPSTSEITSSPSTSEITSSPGTSEITSPPSTSEITSPPSTSEIPSSLSTSEITSSPSTSEITSSPSTSEITSSPSTSETTSSPSTSEITSYTTTSEITSSPRTSEITSSPRTSEITSSPSTSEITSYTTTSEITSSPSTSEITSSPSTSEITSSPSTSEITSSPSTSEITSYTTTSEITSSPSTSEITSSPSTSEITSSPSTSEITSSPSTSEITSSPSTSEITSSPTTSEITSSPSTSEITSSPSTSEITSSPSTSEITSSPSTSEITSSPSTSEITSSPSTSEITSSPSTSEITPSPSTSEITSSPSTSEITSSPSTSEITSSPSTSEITSSYSTSEITSSPNTSEITSSPSTSEITSSPSTSQITSSPSTSEITSSPTTSEITSSPSTSEITSSPSTSEITSSPSTSEITSSPSTSEITSSPSTSEITSSPSTSEITSSPSTSEITSSPSTSEITSSPSTSEITSSPSTSEITLSPSTSEITSYTTTSEITSSPSTSEITSSPSTSEITSSPSTSEITSSPSTSEITSSPSTSEITSSPSTSEITSSPSTSEITSPPSTSEITSSTSTSEITSSPSTSEITSSHSTSEITSSPSTSEITSSPSTSEITSSPSTSEITSSPSTSEIMSSPSTSEITSSPSTSEITSSPSTSEITSSLSTSEITSSPSTSEITSSPSTSEITSSPSTSEITSSPSTSEITSSPSTSEITSSPSTSEITSSSSTSEITSSPSTSEITSSLSTSEITSSPSTSEIISSPSTSEITSSPSTSEITSSPSTSEITSSPSTSEITSSSSTSEITSSPSTSEITSSSSTAEPTSSTSTVEPTSSTSTAEPTSSTSTVEPTSSTSTAEPMSSTSTVEPTSSTSTVEPTSSTSTVEPTSSTSTVEPTSSPSTVEPTSSTSTVEPTSSPSTVEPTSSTTTAEPTSSTSTVEPTSSTSTVEPTSSTSTVEPTSSPSTVEPTSSTSTVVPTSSTTTETTSTTSITTLKSTSTSSPTTTSLPSDCNEEYLQELANNPSLNPAISGCDVVNYERCQRDADGTPRCLCMPGYEKSIQEIVSTCKELKQHESNMTVEHKKWDEAYCNSSTVEYNNLLTSVQYLYVAAATEGGMLDEYQNFTEMVVYPEGDPEACDAQLLAPRPPLAARKRRQAESVGAAPTAPANSQHYSTRLRRNTPKRWQAAEAVQATAVTTDRLVVTGKVVFRKTDNYNATSNEQLQEAIIAVINDNNTDTDLEVDPGTVKVDSVEPKFCDVDVFCPNPNAFCVNTSDPELNVIQGRCQCFSSYQDFSPNNETNPGEICIKVCDSGFCSKGGECKMDYDFYTRSCSCLDWYYSGEKCSTDLRIIIGSVVSVVVVAGALLATLFYTRWSRRRRREDAQSSTDPLSSRQEGQHNEGYSTLPRNAEVTQESGDDGGERTTSDVPVVIPRIVLGRPPVRELLRDPDIWLTEAGRNPGHQDWYISQNIPRPYLSL, encoded by the exons ATGAGAGGTGAGCAAGCAGAGGAAGACGAAGGCGGAGGTGGAGTGAGGCCCCGCTGGTTCAGCAGGAGCTGCTGGAGGAGCCTCGCTCACCAGCCGGCGAGGTCTGGTGGGAGGCTCTCTGCGGCCTCACTCACCACCTGCATCCTCATCCTCACCTgtacacttgctgctgctgctaatgcaaGGTCTTCTGTTGAGACTTCTTATCCTGTTTCTGCTGACCTGG AGGGAGACACGTGGACGAGGGCGGCCTCTCCTCAACAACCACCCAAGGCGAGGCGGGCCATTGAGTCATTAACTGTCAACACCGCAAATGCTTCTACTGCGACCCTCTCCtccgccacccaccacagccacgagTCTAAAACTATTATGAATCTTCTCAACTCACCGACGCCGTCTCTCGCCAGTCCTGCGGACTCGATGTCCCTTGCAAATGAAACTGACCCAACATCGACCTCCACGGAAGAGATCACGTCGTCTCCCAGTACTTCTGAGATCACGTCGTCTCCCACTACATCTGAGATCACGTCGTCACCCAGTACTTCTGAGATCACCTCGTCTCCCACTACATCTGAGATCACGTCGTCTCCCACTACATCTGAGATCACGTCGTCACCCAGTACTTCTGAGATCACGTCGTCTCCCAGTACTTCTGAGATCACGTCGTCTCCCAGTACTTCTGAGATCACGTCGTCTCCCAGTACTTCTGAGATCACGTCGTCTCCCAGTACTTCTGAGATCACGTCGTCTCCCAGTACTTCTGAGATCACGTCGTCTCCCAGTACTTCTGAGATCACGTCGTCTCCCAGTACTTCTGAGATCACGTCGTCTCCCAGTACTTCTGAGATCACGTCGTCTCCCAGTACTTCTGAGATCACGTCGTCTCCCAGTACTTCTGAGATCACGTCGTCTCCCAGTACTTCTGAGATCACGTCGTCTCCCAGTACTTCTGAGAACACGTCGTCTCCCAGTACTTCTGAGATCACGTCGTCTCCCAGTACTTCTGAGATCACGTCGTCTCCCAGTACTTCTGAGATCACGTCGTCTCCCAGTACTTCTGAGATCACGTCGTCTCCCAGTACTTCTGAGATCACGTCGTCTCCCAGTACTTCTGAGATCACAACGTCTCCCAGTACTTCTGAGATCACGTCGTCTCCCAGTACTTCTGAGATCACGTCGTCTCCCAGTACTTCTGAGATCACGTCGTCTCCCAGTACTTCTGAGATCACGTCGTCTCCCAGTACTTCTGAGATCACGTCGTCTCCCAGTACTTCTGAGATCACGTCGTCTCCCAGTACTTCTGAGATCACGTCGTCTCCCAGTACTTCTGAGATCACGTCGTCTCCCAGTACTTCTGAGATCACGTCGTCTCCCAGTACTTCTGAGATCACGTCGTCTCCCAGTACTTCTGAGATCACGTCGTCTCCCAGTACTTCTGAGATCACGTCGTCTCCCAGTACTTCTGAGATCACGTCGTCTCCCAGTACTTCTGAGATCACGTCGTCTCCCAGTACTTCTGAGATCACGTCGTCTCCCAGTACTTCTGAGATCACGTCGTCTCCCAGTACTTCTGAGATCACGTCGTCTCCCAGTACTTCTGAGATCACGTCGTCTCCCAGTACTTCTGAGATCACGTCGTCTCCCAGTACTTCTGAGATCACGTCGTCTCCCAGTACTTCTGAGATCACGTCGTCTCCCAGTACTTCTGAGATCACGTCGTCTCCCAGTACTTCTGAGATCACGTCGCCTCCCAGTACTTCTGAGATCACGTCGTCTCCCAGTACTTCTGAGATCACGTCGTCTCCCAGTACTTCTGAGATCACGTCGTCTCCCAGTACTTCTGAGATCACGTCGTCTCCCAGTACTTCTGAGATCACGTCGTCTCCCAGTACACCTGAGATCACGTCGTCTCCCAGTACTTCAGAGATCACCTCATCTCCCAGTACTTCTGAGATCACGTCGTCTCCCAGTACTTCTGAGATCACGTCGTCACCCAGTACTTCAGAGATCACCTCATCTCCCAGTACTTCTGAGATCACGTCGTCACCCAGTACTTCAGAGATCACCTCATCTCCCAGTACTTCTGAGATCACGTTGTCTCCCAGTACTTCTGAGATCACGTCGTATACCACTACATCTGAGATCACGTCGTCTCCCAGTACTTCTGAAATCACCTCGTCTCCCAGTACTTCTGAAATCACCTCGTCTCCCAGTACTTCTGAGATCACCTCGTCTCCCAGTACTTCTGAGATCACCTCGTCTCCCAGTACTTCTGAGATCACCTCGTCTCCCAGTACTTCTGAGATCACGTCGTCTCCCAGTACTTCTGAGATCACGTCGTCTCCCAGTACTTCTGAGATCACGTCGTCACCCAGTACTTCTGAGATCACGTCGTCACCCGGTACTTCTGAGATCACGTCGCCTCCCAGTACTTCTGAGATCACGTCGCCTCCCAGTACTTCTGAGATCCCGTCGTCTCTTAGTACTTCTGAGATCACGTCATCTCCAAGTACTTCTGAGATCACGTCGTCTCCCAGTACTTCTGAGATCACGTCGTCTCCCAGTACTTCTGAGATCACCTCGTCTCCCAGTACTTCTGAGATCACGTCGTATACCACTACATCTGAGATCACGTCGTCTCCCAGTACTTCTGAAATCACCTCGTCTCCCAGTACTTCTGAAATCACCTCGTCTCCCAGTACTTCTGAGATCACCTCGTCTCCCAGTACTTCTGAGATCACCTCGTCTCCCAGTACTTCTGAGATCACCTCGTCTCCCAGTACTTCTGAGATCACGTCGTCTCCCAGTACTTCTGATATCACGTCGTCTCCCAGTACTTCTGAGATCACGTCGTCACCCAGTACTTCTGAGATCACGTCGTCACCCGGTACTTCTGAGATCACGTCGCCTCCCAGTACTTCTGAGATCACGTCGCCTCCCAGTACTTCTGAGATCCCGTCGTCTCTTAGTACTTCTGAGATCACGTCATCTCCAAGTACTTCTGAGATCACGTCGTCTCCCAGTACTTCTGAGATCACGTCGTCTCCCAGTACTTCTGAGACCACCTCGTCTCCCAGTACTTCTGAGATCACGTCGTATACCACTACATCTGAGATCACGTCGTCTCCCAGAACTTCTGAGATCACGTCGTCTCCCAGAACTTCTGAGATCACGTCATCACCCAGTACTTCTGAGATCACGTCGTATACGACTACATCTGAGATCACGTCGTCTCCCAGTACATCTGAGATCACGTCGTCTCCCAGTACTTCTGAGATCACGTCATCACCCAGTACTTCTGAGATCACCTCGTCACCCAGTACTTCTGAGATCACGTCGTATACCACTACTTCTGAGATCACGTCATCACCCAGTACTTCTGAGATCACGTCGTCACCCAGTACTTCTGAGATCACGTCGTCTCCCAGTACTTCTGAGATCACCTCGTCTCCCAGTACTTCTGAGATCACCTCGTCTCCCAGTACTTCTGAGATCACGTCGTCTCCCACTACATCTGAGATCACGTCGTCTCCCAGTACTTCTGAGATCACGTCGTCTCCCAGTACTTCTGAGATCACGTCGTCTCCCAGTACTTCTGAGATCACGTCGTCTCCCAGTACTTCTGAGATCACGTCGTCTCCCAGTACTTCTGAGATCACGTCGTCACCCAGTACTTCTGAGATTACGTCGTCACCCAGTACTTCTGAGATCACGCCATCTCCCAGTACTTCTGAGATCACGTCGTCTCCCAGTACTTCTGAGATCACGTCGTCACCCAGTACTTCTGAGATCACCTCGTCTCCCAGTACTTCTGAGATCACGTCATCTTACAGTACTTCTGAGATCACGTCGTCTCCCAATACTTCTGAGATCACGTCGTCTCCCAGTACTTCTGAGATCACGTCGTCTCCCAGTACTTCTCAGATCACATCGTCACCCAGTACTTCTGAGATCACGTCGTCTCCCACTACATCTGAGATCACGTCGTCTCCCAGTACTTCTGAGATCACGTCGTCTCCCAGTACTTCTGAGATCACGTCGTCTCCCAGTACTTCTGAGATCACGTCGTCTCCCAGTACTTCTGAGATCACGTCGTCTCCCAGTACTTCTGAGATCACGTCGTCTCCCAGTACTTCTGAGATCACGTCGTCTCCCAGTACTTCTGAGATCACCTCATCTCCCAGTACTTCTGAGATCACGTCGTCACCCAGTACTTCAGAGATCACCTCATCTCCCAGTACTTCTGAGATCACGTTGTCTCCCAGTACTTCTGAGATCACGTCGTATACCACTACATCTGAGATCACGTCGTCTCCCAGTACTTCTGAAATCACCTCGTCTCCCAGTACTTCTGAAATCACCTCGTCTCCCAGTACTTCTGAGATCACCTCGTCTCCCAGTACTTCTGAGATCACCTCGTCTCCCAGTACTTCTGAGATCACGTCATCTCCCAGTACTTCTGAGATCACCTCGTCTCCCAGTACTTCTGAGATCACGTCACCTCCAAGTACTTCTGAGATTACGTCGTCTACCAGTACTTCTGAGATCACGTCATCTCCCAGTACTTCTGAGATCACGTCGTCTCACAGTACTTCTGAGATCACGTCGTCTCCCAGTACTTCTGAGATCACGTCGTCTCCCAGTACTTCTGAGATCACGTCGTCTCCCAGTACTTCTGAGATCACATCGTCACCCAGTACTTCTGAGATCATGTCGTCTCCCAGTACTTCTGAGATCACCTCGTCTCCCAGTACTTCTGAGATCACCTCGTCTCCCAGTACTTCTGAGATCACCTCGTCTCTCAGTACTTCTGAGATCACCTCATCTCCCAGTACTTCTGAGATCACCTCGTCTCCCAGTACTTCTGAGATCACCTCGTCTCCCAGTACTTCTGAGATCACCTCGTCTCCCAGTACTTCTGAGATCACCTCGTCTCCCAGTACTTCTGAGATCACGTCGTCTCCCAGTACTTCTGAGATTACGTCGTCTTCCAGTACTTCTGAGATCACGTCATCTCCCAGTACTTCTGAGATCACCTCGTCTCTCAGTACTTCTGAGATCACGTCATCTCCAAGTACTTCTGAGATCATCTCGTCTCCCAGTACTTCTGAGATCACCTCGTCTCCCAGTACTTCTGAGATCACGTCGTCTCCCAGTACTTCTGAGATCACGTCGTCTCCCAGTACTTCTGAGATCACGTCGTCTTCCAGTACTTCTGAGATCACGTCGTCTCCCAGTACTTCTGAGATCACGTCGTCTTCCAGTACTGCTGAACCAACGTCGTCTACCTCTACTGTTGAACCAACGTCGTCTACCTCTACTGCTGAACCAACGTCGTCTACCTCTACTGTTGAACCAACGTCGTCTACCTCTACTGCTGAACCAATGTCGTCTACCTCTACTGTTGAACCAACGTCGTCTACCTCTACTGTTGAACCAACGTCGTCTACCTCTACTGTTGAACCAACGTCGTCTACCTCTACTGTTGAACCAACGTCGTCTCCCTCTACTGTTGAACCAACGTCGTCTACCTCTACTGTTGAACCAACGTCGTCTCCCTCTACTGTTGAACCAACGTCGTCTACCACTACTGCTGAACCAACATCGTCTACCTCTACTGTTGAACCAACGTCGTCTACCTCTACTGTTGAACCAACGTCGTCTACCTCTACTGTTGAACCAACGTCGTCTCCCTCTACTGTTGAACCAACATCGTCTACCTCTACTGTTGTACCAACATCGTCTACCACTACCGAGACCACGTCGACGACTTCAATAACCACCCTTAAGTCCACGTCGACATCGTCTCCTACAACCACTTCACTTCCTTCGGACTGTAATGAGGAATATCTTCAAGAACTGGCAAACAATCCTTCCCTGAACCCGGCTATATCCGGATGCGACGTCGTCAACTACGAGCGGTGCCAGCGTGACGCGGACGGCACGCCCCGCTGCCTCTGCATGCCCGGCTACGAAAAGTCCATCCAGGAAATTGTATCGACGTGTAAAG AGCTGAAGCAGCACGAGAGCAACATGACCGTCGAGCACAAGAAGTGGGACGAGGCCTACTGCAACAGCTCCACGGTCGAGTACAATAATCTCCTCACTTCTGTGCAATATTTG TACGTGGCGGCGGCCACAGAAGGCGGCATGCTGGACGAGTACCAGAACTTCACAGAGATGGTGGTGTACCCTGAGGGTGACCCCGAGGCCTGCGACGCCCAGCTCCTGGCCCCCCGGCCCCCGCTTGCTGCCAGGAAGAGACGCCAGGCTGAGTCAGTGGGTGCGGCGCCCACTGCTCCTGCCAACTCCCAGCACTACTCTACCAGACTCAGGAGGAACACACCTAAAAG ATGGCAAGCTGCTGAAGCTGTTCAGGCCACGGCGGTGACAACTGACAGGTTAGTGGTGACTGGCAAGGTCGTCTTCAGGAAGACAGACAACTATAACGCCACTTCCAACGAGCAGTTGCAGGAGGCCATTATTGCCGTCATTAACGACAACAACACAGACACTGACCTTGAAGTTGATCCTGGGACCGTGAAAGTGGACA GTGTGGAGCCGAAGTTCTGTGACGTGGacgtgttttgcccaaacccgaacGCCTTCTGTGTCAACACCAGCGACCCGGAGTTGAACGTGATTCAAGGTCGATGTCAGTGCTTCTCATCCTATCAAGACTTCTCTCCAAACAATGAAACCAACCCGGGTGAAATATGTATTA AGGTCTGCGACTCTGGCTTCTGCTCCAAAGGTGGAGAGTGTAAAATGGACTACGATTTCTACACTCGCTCCTGCAG CTGCCTCGACTGGTACTACAGTGGGGAGAAGTGCTCCACTGACCTGAGAA TCATAATCGGGTCAGTGgtgagcgtggtggtggtggccggggcgcTGCTGGCTACTCTCTTCTACACCAG ATGGTCCAGAAGAAGACGCCGCGAGGATGCCCAGAGTTCCACCGACCCTCTTTCTTCCAGG CAGGAGGGTCAGCACAACGAGGGCTACTCCACCCTCCCTAGGAATGCTGAGGTGACGCAGGAAAGCGGCGACGACGGAGGCGAGAGAACGACGAGTGACGTCCCCGTCGTCATCCCCCGCATCGTCCTGGGCCGCCCACCAGTACGGGAATTGCTACGCGACCCAGACATTTGGTTAACTGAAGCCGGAAGGAACCCGGGTCACCAAGACTGGTATATAAGCCAGAATATTCCTCGGCCTTATCTCAGCTTGTAG